The Rhipicephalus microplus isolate Deutch F79 unplaced genomic scaffold, USDA_Rmic scaffold_43, whole genome shotgun sequence genome contains the following window.
taacaagtgagtagggcttggccgccatttttcaaaattccttaactagcgctcctattggttcgCGGTGatcgattcggcggcagacgccgcgaaaatcggtccgagagcgatcggcgcggagagggccctttcggcggatctcgccgccgccgaaccggattcagAGCACTTTCGGCGGTCGTAATGcttatactccgtttcatacatcatgtgcaatgctgtcaaagctagcgctcttgtttgcgctgtgtactgccgcgaccaaaaagtagtgcgttgcttggggtgtacgagaatcaataaatgcttctcgggaaacttctaagcagacatatttgtcatcaggttaaaaaacaaacgcctgtgttgtcggataaacaatccaaatatgggagttggtaatttatgtttgtcgcttttgtatcaggttttcgctctccgcgCGACCTGTGCCGccgttttttttacttgttgtggcaGCTTCGAAAAAATGGCGTCCAGCTCTGCGTCCTCGACCACCTCTCCTGCGCGAATTTTTTCGAAGCTTCGCACATCAAAGCTGTCAAAGCACGCCAAGCAAGTAATTGCAAATGTGTACGCCCGTACCAGGATGCGTTTCCCGGAGAAATCTGTGTGGGAAGTGCTGAGTGTTGTGAGCGAGGACACTGGAATATCTCCCCGTACCGTGGCGAAATTGAAGGCGGAGCGTCTGCGTGGGCCTTTGGTGTCACCGAAAAAACGAGCTCGCGAGGCGAAGATTTCGGGCTCGCGAACCGTCAAACATGACAGCTTGACAATCCATGCTATCCGTCTGAAAGTGCACAGCATGTACGCCAAGAGGGAGATCCCAACACTGGTCAGTGTGATAAGGGCTGTCAACGAAGACGACGACTTGCCGAACTTCACGAAAACCACCTTGTGGAGGCTAATGAAGGACATCGGCTTCACCTTTGCTAAAAGAAAACGGAATCTTGCGCTAATCAGCGCAGTGACATCATTGCCTGGCGTCGCAGGTACTTGCGGGCGATCAAGAAATTCCGAGGACAGGGCAGGTGGGAACCGTTATTTTCATATTTCCTTACGCAGCACATGTAGATTGCCTTGATATAACACTTGATGTTAGCATTGCAACTTTATAATCGTAATGGAGAGTATTACATCTGAATTACaacctggaaaaaagaaaacggtTAAGCAAGGTAATTGCTTACAGGTCGCATTTCACGACTTTTGTTTTGTTGGGTGGGGGTATTTGCCTCAATCGGTGAGAGTTATTCGCTAAATCTCCGCCGTTTGGTGCGGTAAGCGCTCATTCCCATGAAAGATGCGAGTTACTGGCAGCATTGTTGGGAATTTTGGTGTCTATTTTTGTTTCCATTCGTGCAAAATGATAGCGACGGCCAATGAATTCTTACCGAATACTGCATGTGTGACATGTGAACTTGCCATGAATCAGAACTGACAGCCAAATGACACCTACGTGCCGAAATAAAGCCCGACTAAAGAAAGCACTGACACCGACCGTTTTTTTCCTCGATTGACGCTAAGCAGCTGTTTACGAAAGAGCAGTCAGCATATGAGTGggtaacaaagaaaatagaatatgcatatgaatgctttttgtactttttgctcAAGTTGTCCTTTGCAGTATTTTCGACTATGGTCATGCCAAGACTCAAGCTGCTGCTGTGGGTATGTTTACTTGTGTGCGCTAACTCGTGCGCTCGTTCGTTTTGCTTTGTACAGGTGCATCATCTACTTGAATGAAACATGGGTCAACGCAGGGCACACGAAGGAGTACGTTTCGCAGGACACGACTGTGAAGTCATCGCAAGATGCCTTCCTCAAATGTCTGACGACAGGATTGTCTGCACCCTCGGGCAAAGGGGCCCGTTTGTTCCTCATACATGCTGGCAGCAGTGCAACTGGTTTCATCGAAGGAGCTGCTGACTACTTCCGAGCAAAAAAGGGGGGCAGCGCTGACTACCACTCTGGGATTGATGGCAGATACTTTGAGGAGTGGTTCACCGACAAGCTTTTGCCAAACATTCCGCCTAATAGCGTTATTGTCATGGACATTGCGCCGTACCACAGCGTAGCTTTTGAGAAAGCACCTACCAAGTCGACGCGCAAAGCTGATATTCAGCTTTGGCTCACAAAAAAGGTGTTCCGTTGTCAGAGGACATGGTGAGAGCTGAACTGCTAGAACTTTCCCAAAAGGTCAACACAC
Protein-coding sequences here:
- the LOC142787056 gene encoding uncharacterized protein LOC142787056, with protein sequence MRFPEKSVWEVLSVVSEDTGISPRTVAKLKAERLRGPLVSPKKRAREAKISGSRTVKHDSLTIHAIRLKVHSMYAKREIPTLVSVIRAVNEDDDLPNFTKTTLWRLMKDIGFTFAKRKRNLALISAVTSLPGVAVFSTMVMPRLKLLLCIIYLNETWVNAGHTKEYVSQDTTVKSSQDAFLKCLTTGLSAPSGKGARLFLIHAGSSATGFIEGAADYFRAKKGGSADYHSGIDGRYFEEWFTDKLLPNIPPNSVIVMDIAPYHSVAFEKAPTKSTRKADIQLWLTKKVFRCQRTCIVYRIDTLAATHGHEVLRVPPYHCEFDPIELVWSQVKGYIAARNTGSTLAEVEKLLQEALASVKQEKWQNCCAHAEQVEAEAWERDMIVDS